Proteins from one Salinispora arenicola genomic window:
- a CDS encoding response regulator transcription factor encodes MRLLVVEDEARLAAALQRGLQAEGFVVDVAPTGPAGLEAARHGDYDAMILDVMLPGLSGYEVVRQLRAERRWLPVLMLSAKDGEYDQADGLDCGADDYLTKPFSYVVLLARLRALLRRGAPERPAVLAVGDLRLDPARRRVTRDGAEVALTGREYALLDYLMRRPDTVVSKVELLDHVWDASVETAPNAVEVYVGYLRRKLGRDRLETVRGAGYRLVT; translated from the coding sequence GTGCGACTGCTGGTGGTGGAGGACGAGGCGCGGCTGGCGGCTGCGCTGCAGCGCGGGCTCCAGGCCGAAGGGTTCGTCGTCGACGTGGCCCCGACCGGGCCGGCCGGCCTGGAGGCAGCCCGACACGGCGACTACGACGCGATGATCCTCGACGTGATGCTGCCCGGCCTCTCCGGCTACGAGGTGGTCCGCCAGCTACGGGCCGAGCGTCGCTGGCTGCCGGTGCTCATGCTCTCCGCCAAGGACGGCGAGTACGACCAGGCCGACGGGCTGGACTGCGGCGCCGACGACTACCTCACCAAGCCCTTCTCGTACGTGGTGCTGCTGGCCCGGCTGCGCGCCCTGCTGCGACGTGGCGCGCCCGAACGGCCGGCCGTGCTGGCCGTGGGCGACCTGCGGTTGGACCCAGCCCGGCGGCGAGTGACCCGCGACGGCGCCGAGGTCGCCCTCACCGGCCGGGAGTACGCCCTGCTCGACTACCTGATGCGCCGCCCCGACACGGTGGTCTCCAAGGTCGAACTCCTGGACCACGTGTGGGACGCCAGCGTGGAGACCGCCCCGAACGCGGTGGAGGTGTACGTGGGCTACCTGCGCCGCAAGCTCGGCCGGGATCGTCTGGAAACCGTCCGCGGAGCCGGCTACCGCCTCGTCACATGA
- a CDS encoding LolA family protein has protein sequence MSVLTSRPVVRWLVPVAAVVTVIGGGAALGRFAAEAEPSLPPRSAAQLLVDLQTARFEGLSGTVVQRADLGLPPIAGLLADDGPASLLTGSHTLRVWHSGPKQQRIALVDTLGQRDFIRDGRDVWLWNSRTNTATHRVLADDEDVAVPPGVPATPQDAAAQALAAIDPTTEVSVGRAATVAGRDAYELVLAPRDAASLVHQVRIAIDATEHLPLRFEVFAEGGDRPAFEVAFTQIDYARPDPDQFTFNPPPGVQITEKKGSWDHPESRDDEEQPDLRAVGTGWTTVLVAKVGDVGSAAAAEDVPDLDLLAGQLPAVQGDWGSGRLFRSNLVTALLTDDGRLIVGAVSPERLYEVARG, from the coding sequence ATGTCCGTTCTGACAAGCCGTCCCGTCGTGCGTTGGCTGGTTCCGGTGGCCGCCGTCGTGACCGTCATCGGCGGGGGCGCCGCGCTGGGCCGGTTCGCCGCCGAGGCCGAGCCGAGCCTGCCGCCCCGGTCCGCCGCCCAGCTTCTGGTCGATCTTCAGACCGCCCGTTTCGAGGGCTTGTCCGGCACCGTCGTGCAGCGAGCAGACCTCGGTCTGCCGCCGATCGCCGGGCTGCTCGCCGACGACGGTCCGGCCAGCCTGCTGACCGGCTCGCACACCTTGCGGGTCTGGCACTCGGGGCCAAAGCAGCAGCGGATCGCGCTCGTCGACACGCTCGGGCAGCGGGACTTCATCCGGGATGGGCGGGACGTGTGGCTGTGGAACAGCCGGACCAACACGGCCACCCACCGGGTGCTGGCCGACGACGAGGACGTGGCGGTTCCGCCGGGGGTGCCGGCGACACCGCAGGATGCTGCCGCGCAGGCACTCGCCGCGATTGACCCGACGACCGAGGTCAGCGTTGGACGGGCGGCCACGGTCGCCGGGCGGGACGCCTACGAGCTGGTGCTGGCGCCTCGGGACGCCGCTTCCCTGGTGCACCAGGTCCGGATCGCCATCGACGCGACCGAGCATCTGCCGCTGCGGTTCGAGGTCTTTGCCGAGGGTGGGGACCGCCCGGCGTTCGAGGTGGCGTTCACCCAGATCGACTATGCCCGGCCGGATCCCGACCAGTTCACCTTCAATCCGCCGCCGGGTGTGCAGATCACCGAGAAGAAGGGTAGCTGGGACCATCCGGAGTCGCGGGACGACGAGGAGCAGCCGGACCTGCGTGCCGTCGGCACGGGCTGGACCACGGTCCTGGTCGCGAAGGTCGGCGACGTGGGTTCCGCCGCTGCCGCCGAGGATGTGCCCGACCTGGACCTGCTCGCCGGGCAGTTGCCGGCGGTCCAGGGCGACTGGGGCAGCGGTCGGCTGTTCCGCAGTAATCTGGTGACGGCGCTGCTCACCGACGACGGGCGGCTGATCGTCGGGGCGGTGTCCCCGGAACGGCTGTACGAGGTGGCCCGGGGCTGA
- a CDS encoding HelD family protein, translating to MNDDEIGQEQEYVSMLYGRLDALREQAAQRLTEQLRATGGTLQARSQRDSAVKMYGEQVEQFSAVEHGLCFGRLDTDDDGRHYIGRIGIFDTGGDYEPLLIDWRAPAARAFYLATAANPQGVRRRRHLRTRQRKVTGLNDEVLDLAAASPTAHEEVTGEAALLAALTAGRTGRMRDIVETIQAEQDRVIRAELPGTLVVQGGPGTGKTAVALHRAAYLLYTHRRELATRGVLLVGPNATFLRYISQVLPALAETGVLLRTQADLFPGVTARRTEPADTAALKGRPVLVDVLAAAVRDRQWVPDEPLEIEQPQQEILVLHPETVRAARDRARRSGRPHNLARTVFDVEVVHALAAQVAERIGADPLGGENLLDEADVAEIRRELRDDPEVRAALDRLWPLLTPQRLLADLYADPGRIAAAAPMLDEAERDLLHRQPGGWTPADVPLLDEAAELLGEDDDSAAARRERLRALQHEYAEGVLEIARGSRSIDVEDEVDGGEILGVTDLLDADRLVERQEEGDRLTTAQRAAADRSWAFGHVIVDEAQELSPMAWRLLMRRCPNRSMTIVGDVAQTGALAGTASWADALEPYVAQRWRLAELAVSYRTPTEIMAVAAQVLAEIDPALRPPRSVRSTGEPPTDRKVAPERLVAELVDAVTGEAAALTDGRVGVIVPAARVDDLGAALVGAIPEVTIGEQPNLEGRTVLLTVAQAKGLEFDAVLVVDPDGIVAESPRGRNDLYVALTRATQRLTILRPTR from the coding sequence ATGAACGACGACGAGATCGGCCAGGAGCAGGAGTACGTCTCGATGCTCTACGGCCGGTTGGACGCGCTGCGGGAACAGGCCGCCCAGCGGCTCACCGAACAGCTGCGCGCCACGGGTGGCACACTCCAGGCCCGATCCCAGCGCGACAGCGCGGTGAAGATGTACGGCGAGCAGGTGGAGCAGTTCTCCGCCGTCGAGCACGGCCTGTGCTTCGGCCGGCTGGACACCGATGACGACGGCCGGCACTACATCGGCAGAATCGGCATCTTCGACACCGGCGGCGACTACGAACCGCTGCTGATCGACTGGCGGGCCCCGGCGGCACGCGCCTTCTACCTCGCCACCGCCGCCAACCCGCAGGGCGTCCGCCGCCGACGGCACCTGCGGACCCGGCAGCGCAAGGTGACCGGCCTCAACGATGAGGTGCTCGACCTGGCCGCCGCGTCCCCCACCGCGCACGAGGAGGTGACCGGCGAGGCGGCGCTGCTCGCCGCCCTCACCGCCGGCCGGACCGGCCGGATGCGGGACATCGTCGAAACCATCCAGGCCGAACAGGACCGGGTCATCCGCGCCGAGTTGCCGGGCACACTGGTGGTGCAGGGCGGACCGGGCACCGGCAAGACCGCGGTGGCGCTGCACCGGGCCGCCTACCTGCTCTACACCCACCGGCGTGAACTTGCCACCCGGGGTGTACTGCTGGTCGGGCCGAACGCGACCTTCCTGCGCTACATCTCCCAGGTGCTACCCGCCCTGGCCGAGACCGGTGTGCTGCTGCGCACCCAGGCCGACCTGTTTCCCGGGGTCACCGCCCGGCGCACCGAACCGGCCGACACCGCCGCGCTGAAGGGTCGCCCGGTGCTGGTCGACGTCCTCGCCGCCGCGGTCCGGGACCGGCAGTGGGTACCGGACGAACCGCTGGAGATCGAGCAGCCGCAGCAGGAGATCCTGGTGCTGCACCCGGAGACGGTCCGGGCCGCCCGGGACCGGGCCCGCCGGTCCGGTCGGCCGCACAACCTGGCACGGACGGTGTTCGACGTCGAAGTCGTACACGCTCTCGCCGCGCAGGTCGCCGAGCGCATCGGCGCCGACCCGCTGGGCGGGGAGAACCTGCTCGACGAGGCCGACGTCGCCGAGATCCGTCGGGAGCTGCGGGACGACCCGGAGGTGCGCGCGGCGCTGGACCGGTTGTGGCCGCTGCTCACCCCACAGCGCCTGCTCGCCGACCTGTACGCCGACCCGGGGCGGATCGCCGCCGCCGCGCCCATGCTGGACGAGGCTGAGCGGGACCTGCTGCATCGCCAGCCGGGTGGCTGGACACCAGCCGACGTACCGCTGTTGGACGAGGCGGCCGAGTTACTCGGCGAGGACGACGACTCGGCCGCGGCCCGCCGGGAACGGCTGCGGGCCCTGCAGCACGAGTACGCCGAAGGGGTGTTGGAGATCGCCCGGGGATCCCGGTCAATCGACGTGGAGGACGAGGTGGACGGCGGGGAGATCCTCGGTGTCACCGACCTGCTCGACGCCGACCGGTTGGTGGAGCGGCAGGAGGAGGGTGACCGGCTGACCACCGCGCAGCGGGCCGCCGCCGACCGCAGTTGGGCGTTCGGCCACGTCATCGTGGACGAGGCGCAGGAGCTGTCGCCGATGGCCTGGCGGCTGCTGATGCGCCGTTGCCCGAATCGGTCGATGACCATCGTCGGTGATGTGGCACAGACCGGCGCGTTGGCCGGTACCGCGTCCTGGGCTGACGCCCTCGAACCGTATGTGGCGCAGCGCTGGCGGCTGGCGGAGTTGGCGGTGAGCTACCGCACCCCCACCGAGATCATGGCGGTCGCCGCGCAGGTGCTCGCGGAGATCGACCCGGCGCTGCGCCCGCCCCGCTCGGTACGGTCCACCGGCGAGCCACCCACCGACCGCAAGGTAGCACCGGAGCGGCTGGTGGCAGAGTTGGTGGACGCGGTGACCGGCGAGGCGGCTGCCCTGACCGACGGCCGCGTCGGGGTGATCGTGCCGGCCGCCCGGGTGGACGATCTGGGTGCCGCCCTGGTGGGCGCCATCCCCGAGGTGACCATCGGTGAACAGCCCAACTTGGAGGGCCGTACCGTCCTGCTCACCGTCGCCCAGGCCAAGGGGCTGGAGTTCGACGCGGTCCTGGTCGTCGACCCGGACGGGATCGTCGCGGAGTCTCCGCGCGGTCGCAACGACCTGTATGTGGCCCTGACCCGTGCCACCCAACGCCTGACGATCCTGCGCCCCACCCGCTGA
- a CDS encoding sporulation protein, protein MEVAADPALMGDFQQPLSSIRYGAHRYRRLQESATPDPAGVPMVFKKMLSALGVGGPSVDTVLTNPNTRPGLTLDGQVNLIGGDSPAAIEQIVVGLVTRVEIEGHDTEYAGLMEFQRMPVSGPLQLTPKQQLSIPFQLPVPWETPITDVYGQRLHGMTMGLRTELAIARAVDKSDLDQVNVHPLPVHERILEAFTRLGFRFKNADLERGHLHGVQQTLPFYQEIEFFASPQYAQTITEVELTFVTNPQGVDVILECDKRGGFFTSGQDVFGRYQVAHQDADRVDWVQVVDGWLRETTSRYGSLRAQGFGVPHQHGQRGVGMGGVIAGAALGVAGGMIAGEMIEDAIEGDFAEDFGFDE, encoded by the coding sequence GTGGAGGTGGCAGCCGACCCGGCGCTGATGGGAGACTTCCAACAGCCTCTCAGCAGCATCCGGTACGGTGCACACCGTTACCGTCGGCTCCAGGAGAGTGCGACACCAGACCCAGCGGGAGTTCCGATGGTCTTCAAAAAGATGTTGAGCGCGTTAGGCGTAGGCGGCCCCAGCGTGGACACCGTCCTCACGAACCCGAACACCCGGCCTGGCCTGACCCTGGACGGCCAGGTCAACCTGATCGGCGGGGACTCGCCGGCGGCCATCGAGCAGATTGTCGTCGGCCTGGTCACCCGGGTCGAGATCGAGGGCCACGACACGGAGTACGCGGGGCTCATGGAGTTCCAGCGGATGCCGGTCTCCGGGCCGCTGCAACTGACTCCCAAGCAGCAGCTGTCGATCCCGTTCCAACTGCCGGTGCCGTGGGAGACCCCGATCACGGACGTGTACGGCCAGCGGCTGCACGGCATGACGATGGGCCTGCGTACCGAGTTGGCGATTGCCCGCGCCGTGGACAAGAGCGACCTGGACCAGGTCAACGTTCATCCGCTGCCGGTGCACGAGCGCATCCTGGAGGCGTTCACCCGGCTCGGCTTCCGGTTCAAGAACGCCGACCTGGAACGCGGTCACCTGCACGGTGTTCAGCAGACACTGCCGTTCTACCAGGAGATCGAGTTCTTCGCCTCCCCGCAGTACGCGCAGACGATCACCGAGGTGGAGCTGACGTTCGTCACCAACCCGCAGGGCGTCGACGTCATCCTGGAATGCGACAAGCGCGGCGGCTTCTTCACCTCCGGGCAGGACGTGTTCGGCCGTTACCAGGTCGCGCACCAGGACGCCGACCGGGTGGACTGGGTGCAGGTCGTCGACGGGTGGTTGCGCGAGACGACCTCCCGCTACGGCAGCCTGCGGGCGCAGGGCTTCGGCGTCCCGCACCAGCACGGCCAGCGCGGGGTGGGCATGGGCGGAGTGATCGCCGGTGCGGCTCTCGGTGTGGCCGGCGGCATGATCGCCGGTGAGATGATCGAGGACGCGATCGAGGGTGACTTCGCCGAGGACTTCGGCTTCGACGAGTAA
- a CDS encoding DUF397 domain-containing protein, whose translation MSDTMPDVAWHISTKSPDHGGNCVEAGPLLDGSGRVAVRHSKAPEAATIIYTAEEWAAFVGGVRDGEFDFV comes from the coding sequence ATGAGCGACACCATGCCGGACGTTGCTTGGCATATCAGCACCAAGAGCCCGGACCACGGCGGTAACTGCGTCGAGGCGGGGCCGTTGCTCGACGGATCGGGTCGGGTGGCCGTGCGGCACAGCAAGGCGCCCGAGGCCGCAACGATCATCTATACGGCCGAGGAGTGGGCCGCGTTCGTCGGTGGTGTGCGGGATGGTGAGTTCGACTTCGTCTAG
- a CDS encoding helix-turn-helix domain-containing protein has translation MAVKREAFVRTLRAQWLGQQMRELREQRGLTLKYVARFLERDFSSLARYERAEWPFRRDLVVELLDLYGVYDERERNRIIQLAQDAWRVDRWDNDFDQTIYDTSFIDFPWLESRAEQVCTYASLLIPGLLQTRDYAEAVIRNAEASSTSEVQIRKWVQLRMDRQRLLEQPTATRLAVIVEESALRRPVMSREVMAAQLDHLVQALRKPTVEIRVLSATLGLHAGLDGTFWLFKMPPPYTDVAHAETLGGRLFMESDKALRYVRTYDRLREAALTVRESARLISALAEELS, from the coding sequence ATGGCCGTCAAAAGAGAAGCCTTCGTGCGGACGCTGCGGGCACAGTGGCTCGGCCAACAGATGCGGGAGTTGCGTGAGCAGCGCGGCCTGACGCTCAAGTACGTGGCTCGCTTCCTGGAGCGGGACTTCTCGTCACTGGCACGGTATGAGCGAGCGGAGTGGCCATTTCGTCGAGATCTCGTCGTGGAACTGCTGGATCTCTACGGTGTGTACGACGAGCGGGAGCGAAACCGGATCATCCAGCTTGCGCAGGACGCCTGGCGGGTAGACCGCTGGGACAACGATTTCGACCAGACGATCTACGACACGTCGTTCATTGACTTTCCCTGGCTGGAGTCGAGAGCGGAGCAGGTGTGCACCTACGCCTCGTTGCTCATTCCCGGTCTGCTGCAGACAAGGGATTACGCCGAGGCGGTGATCCGGAACGCGGAGGCCAGTTCCACCAGCGAGGTGCAGATCCGGAAGTGGGTCCAGCTCCGGATGGACCGGCAGCGACTGTTGGAACAGCCGACCGCTACGCGACTAGCCGTGATTGTCGAGGAATCGGCCCTACGGCGTCCGGTGATGAGCCGGGAAGTAATGGCGGCCCAGCTCGACCACCTGGTGCAGGCACTGAGAAAGCCGACGGTCGAGATCCGGGTTCTGTCCGCGACCCTCGGACTCCACGCAGGCTTGGACGGCACGTTCTGGCTCTTCAAGATGCCTCCGCCCTACACCGACGTCGCGCATGCGGAGACACTCGGCGGACGACTCTTCATGGAGTCGGACAAGGCACTGCGATATGTCCGCACGTACGATCGCCTCCGGGAGGCCGCACTCACCGTGCGCGAGTCGGCGAGGCTGATTTCTGCACTTGCGGAGGAGTTGTCATGA
- a CDS encoding TIGR03557 family F420-dependent LLM class oxidoreductase yields the protein MVNVGYTLLSEQAGPKELVDHAVRAEAAGFDHLVVSDCYSPWLDSQAHSPYAWSVLGAVAHATSRAALMSYVTCPIRRYHPAVVAQKASTVGVLSDGRFTLGLGAGERLNEYVAGSWPHVQQRHEMFEEALKIIKPLLNGETVTFSGNHYAVPDAYLWDRPAQPVPMAVAASGRQSATLAAEYADAIIAAEPDPHLLQVYEQAGGARKPRYGQVVICWGPDEAECRAILHDQFRWFGLGWKVKAELPGPDSFAAATQFVSEEDAATGIPCGPDVDRHVAAFRRYVDAGFSHLALLQVGGGSQPMFLEWAHERLLPRLREL from the coding sequence ATGGTGAACGTCGGCTACACCCTGCTAAGTGAGCAGGCCGGGCCGAAGGAACTGGTCGACCACGCCGTACGCGCTGAGGCCGCCGGCTTCGATCACCTGGTCGTGTCCGACTGTTACTCCCCCTGGCTCGACTCCCAGGCACACTCTCCGTACGCCTGGTCGGTGCTCGGCGCGGTTGCCCATGCCACCTCCCGGGCGGCGCTGATGTCCTACGTGACCTGCCCGATCCGCCGATACCACCCGGCTGTGGTGGCGCAGAAGGCGAGCACCGTCGGGGTGCTCTCCGACGGCCGGTTCACCCTCGGCCTCGGCGCCGGCGAGCGCCTCAACGAGTATGTTGCCGGCAGCTGGCCGCACGTGCAGCAGCGGCACGAGATGTTCGAGGAAGCGCTGAAGATCATAAAGCCGCTGCTGAACGGCGAGACGGTGACCTTCTCCGGCAACCACTACGCCGTACCCGACGCCTACCTGTGGGACCGGCCGGCGCAGCCGGTCCCGATGGCCGTCGCCGCCTCCGGCCGCCAGTCGGCCACCCTCGCCGCCGAATACGCCGACGCCATCATCGCCGCCGAGCCGGATCCCCACCTGCTTCAGGTGTACGAACAGGCCGGCGGCGCGCGGAAGCCGCGCTACGGGCAGGTGGTCATCTGCTGGGGCCCGGACGAGGCCGAGTGCCGTGCGATCCTGCACGACCAGTTCCGCTGGTTCGGGCTGGGCTGGAAGGTCAAGGCTGAGCTGCCCGGCCCCGACTCCTTCGCCGCCGCCACCCAATTCGTCAGTGAGGAGGACGCTGCCACCGGCATCCCCTGCGGCCCGGACGTCGACCGGCACGTCGCGGCGTTCCGGCGCTACGTCGACGCCGGCTTCAGCCATCTCGCGCTCCTCCAGGTCGGTGGCGGGAGCCAGCCGATGTTCCTGGAGTGGGCACACGAGCGACTCCTGCCCCGCCTACGAGAGCTGTGA
- a CDS encoding TIGR03086 family metal-binding protein produces MVTTPAVDLYRQAGAHASTIMAGIRPEHLAEPTPCAKWTVQDIVDHLVGGTGYLLAAATGGQPGDPASRATTDRFTTGHAAVLDAVAEPGAMERRCMSPLGFEWSVREAVAATFMDVLVHSWDLAAATGQDSRLDPDLVQACWEMFVPEMPARGRHTGLVGPEVAVPADAPLQDRLLGAMGRQP; encoded by the coding sequence GTGGTGACGACCCCCGCGGTGGACCTGTACCGGCAAGCAGGCGCCCACGCGTCGACGATCATGGCAGGCATCCGGCCGGAACACCTGGCAGAGCCGACGCCCTGCGCGAAGTGGACAGTGCAGGACATCGTCGACCACCTGGTCGGCGGCACCGGCTACCTGCTGGCCGCGGCCACTGGCGGCCAGCCTGGCGATCCGGCGAGCCGGGCCACCACCGACCGGTTCACCACGGGTCACGCCGCAGTCCTCGACGCGGTGGCCGAGCCCGGTGCGATGGAGCGCCGTTGCATGTCACCGCTGGGATTCGAGTGGAGCGTCCGGGAAGCCGTCGCCGCCACGTTCATGGACGTCCTTGTCCACAGCTGGGACCTCGCCGCGGCCACCGGCCAGGACAGCCGTCTCGACCCCGATCTGGTCCAGGCCTGCTGGGAGATGTTCGTCCCGGAAATGCCCGCACGGGGCCGGCACACCGGGCTGGTCGGCCCGGAGGTCGCGGTACCCGCCGACGCCCCGCTGCAGGACCGCCTGCTCGGCGCCATGGGCCGCCAACCATGA
- a CDS encoding ArsR/SmtB family transcription factor has translation MTSTGHTDPATGSGLVDAALRAMAHPRRRAMLRVVRDGERTARELAEAAGTSPPDASRHLKILREAGLLTVRAEKTSRLYRLDPIQMAEVRAVLDEFWDDRLAALKVAAETMAAERSAQQDTA, from the coding sequence ATGACCTCCACCGGCCACACTGACCCGGCGACCGGGTCGGGCCTGGTCGACGCCGCGTTGCGGGCAATGGCCCATCCCCGCCGGCGTGCGATGCTCCGCGTCGTGCGCGACGGCGAACGCACCGCCCGCGAGCTCGCCGAGGCGGCCGGGACCTCCCCGCCCGACGCCAGCCGCCACCTCAAGATCCTGCGAGAAGCCGGCCTACTCACCGTACGGGCCGAGAAGACCAGCCGACTCTACCGACTCGACCCGATCCAGATGGCCGAGGTCCGCGCCGTCCTCGACGAGTTCTGGGACGACCGCCTCGCCGCCCTCAAAGTCGCGGCCGAAACCATGGCTGCCGAGCGGTCCGCACAACAGGACACCGCGTGA
- a CDS encoding SRPBCC family protein produces MRLVVKEVTIDAPVTLVYQLLTDPAHLVRWLADEADIEPRPGGLVRWRHANGDVCTGRVVEAVPSRRLVFTYGWARPEVQIPPGSTTVEIDLAVTPDGTRLRLTHHGLADHMADIHSGGWAHYLSRLVTATGAGDPGPDPFVDQRVPTPAELRGLGVRCDG; encoded by the coding sequence GTGAGACTCGTCGTCAAGGAAGTCACGATCGACGCACCAGTCACCCTGGTCTACCAGCTGCTCACCGACCCGGCACACCTGGTGCGCTGGCTCGCCGACGAGGCTGACATCGAGCCGCGCCCCGGCGGACTCGTGCGCTGGAGACACGCCAACGGCGACGTGTGCACCGGCCGGGTCGTCGAAGCCGTCCCGTCCCGGCGACTGGTGTTCACCTACGGCTGGGCACGACCCGAGGTCCAGATCCCGCCGGGCTCGACGACCGTCGAAATCGATCTCGCCGTCACTCCCGACGGAACCCGGCTGCGACTGACCCACCACGGCCTCGCCGATCACATGGCCGACATCCACAGCGGCGGTTGGGCCCACTACTTGTCCCGGCTCGTCACCGCTACCGGCGCCGGCGACCCCGGACCGGACCCGTTCGTCGACCAGCGCGTTCCCACCCCAGCCGAGCTCAGGGGTCTCGGCGTGCGGTGCGACGGGTGA
- a CDS encoding RCC1 domain-containing protein — protein sequence MRGFCQRPGRRVGARRSTRAAVEWFCLAVVVTTVQAVSMSSAAGQHTSVAQQTLSPTTGTSDAVLAWGDNYYGQLGDGTTNNYRTVPIPVGLPAGAEVTAVAGGDAHSLALTSAGTVLTWGRNAVGQLGDGTTINRSTPVDVRLPPGTTVTAVAAGFNHSLALTSAGTVLAWGDNSTGQLGDGTTTNRRTPVPVGLPAGTVVTAVAGGGVHSLALTSAGTVFAWGDNSSGQLGDGSTTNRRTPVAVGLPVGTRVTAVAGGGSHSLAVTSVGTARAWGSNFIGQLGDGSNTNRRTPVDVRLPPGTTVTAVVGGLTHSLALTSAGTVLAWGNNNWGQLGDGTTRDRNTPGTVSLPAGVTITAIAAGDLFGLAITSAGTVLAWGSNIVGQLGDGTTTVRRTPVAVSLPTATTITAIATGSVHTLALVEPRSASATALRVSPRSPTADQDIALTATVTCTTDTPTGTITFRNNNTDLATVPLDSNNTATQTTRLPPGTHTLTAHYTSTNTCPSNQSESTTITINAPDNPNTPDDPDLPITGPNLPTILGTATLLILAGATFLYLTRRTARRDP from the coding sequence ATGCGGGGATTCTGTCAGCGGCCGGGCCGTCGTGTCGGAGCACGCCGGTCGACGAGGGCCGCCGTCGAGTGGTTCTGCCTCGCGGTGGTGGTGACGACCGTCCAGGCGGTCAGCATGTCGTCCGCCGCCGGGCAGCACACCTCGGTCGCGCAGCAGACGCTGTCACCGACCACTGGCACGTCGGATGCCGTCCTCGCTTGGGGCGACAACTACTACGGCCAGTTGGGGGATGGAACCACCAACAACTACCGCACCGTACCCATCCCCGTGGGTCTGCCCGCCGGTGCTGAGGTGACCGCTGTCGCCGGCGGCGATGCGCACAGTCTGGCGTTGACGTCGGCCGGCACCGTTCTCACCTGGGGCAGAAACGCCGTTGGCCAGTTGGGCGACGGGACCACCATCAATCGCAGCACTCCCGTCGACGTCCGCCTGCCGCCGGGCACCACGGTCACCGCCGTCGCCGCCGGCTTCAACCACAGTCTGGCGTTGACCTCGGCTGGCACCGTCCTTGCTTGGGGTGACAATTCGACCGGTCAGTTGGGTGATGGGACTACGACGAATCGCCGTACGCCGGTGCCGGTGGGTTTGCCGGCGGGCACGGTGGTTACCGCTGTCGCAGGCGGTGGCGTACACAGTCTGGCGCTGACCTCGGCCGGCACCGTCTTCGCCTGGGGTGACAACTCTTCCGGTCAGTTGGGTGACGGGAGCACGACGAACCGCCGTACGCCGGTGGCCGTGGGGTTGCCGGTGGGCACGAGGGTTACCGCTGTCGCCGGCGGTGGCTCGCACAGTCTGGCGGTGACCTCGGTTGGCACCGCCCGTGCCTGGGGCAGCAATTTTATCGGCCAGCTGGGTGACGGGAGCAATACCAATCGCCGCACTCCCGTTGACGTCCGCCTGCCCCCGGGCACCACAGTCACCGCCGTCGTCGGCGGCCTCACCCATAGTCTGGCGTTGACCTCGGCTGGCACCGTTCTCGCCTGGGGCAACAACAACTGGGGCCAGTTGGGTGATGGGACCACGAGAGACAGGAACACGCCCGGCACCGTGAGTCTGCCCGCAGGCGTCACGATCACCGCGATTGCCGCCGGCGATCTCTTCGGCCTGGCGATCACCTCGGCCGGCACCGTCCTCGCCTGGGGCAGCAATATCGTCGGCCAGCTGGGTGACGGGACCACCACCGTGCGCAGGACGCCCGTCGCGGTCAGCCTGCCCACGGCAACCACGATCACCGCCATCGCCACCGGCAGCGTCCATACTCTGGCCTTGGTCGAACCGCGATCAGCGTCCGCCACAGCCCTGCGGGTCTCGCCCCGAAGCCCGACGGCCGATCAGGACATCGCCCTCACCGCCACCGTCACCTGCACCACCGACACCCCCACCGGAACCATCACCTTCCGCAACAACAACACCGACCTCGCCACCGTGCCCCTGGACAGCAACAACACCGCCACCCAGACCACCCGACTCCCACCCGGCACCCACACCCTCACCGCCCACTACACCAGCACCAACACCTGCCCCAGCAACCAATCCGAATCCACCACCATCACCATCAACGCACCCGACAACCCCAACACACCCGACGACCCCGACCTACCCATCACCGGACCCAACCTGCCCACCATCCTCGGCACCGCCACCCTGCTCATCCTCGCCGGCGCCACATTCCTCTACCTCACCCGTCGCACCGCACGCCGAGACCCCTGA